In a single window of the Streptomyces sp. NBC_00285 genome:
- a CDS encoding MaoC family dehydratase, which translates to MTAKISYSDVEVGTELPARTFPVTRAGLVQYAGASGDFNPIHWNEKFAKEVGLPDVIAHGMFTMAEAIRVVTDWTGDPGAVVEYGVRFTKPVVVPNDDQGATIEVSAKVAAKLDDNTVRVDLTATSAGQKVLGMSRAVVRLA; encoded by the coding sequence ATGACCGCGAAGATCTCCTACTCCGACGTCGAGGTCGGCACCGAGCTGCCCGCCCGGACCTTTCCCGTGACCCGCGCCGGCCTCGTCCAGTACGCGGGCGCCTCCGGGGACTTCAACCCCATCCACTGGAACGAGAAGTTCGCCAAGGAGGTCGGACTGCCGGACGTCATCGCGCACGGCATGTTCACCATGGCCGAGGCGATCCGCGTGGTCACCGACTGGACCGGCGACCCGGGCGCGGTCGTCGAGTACGGCGTGCGCTTCACCAAGCCCGTCGTCGTCCCGAACGACGACCAGGGCGCCACGATCGAGGTCAGTGCCAAGGTCGCGGCCAAGCTGGACGACAACACGGTCCGCGTGGACCTCACGGCGACCAGTGCGGGGCAGAAGGTGCTGGGGATGTCGCGGGCCGTCGTACGACTGGCCTGA